The stretch of DNA CAGCTTTGAGACCCATTCATTCATGAGGGGCTGGGTGGGGGCCCTCAGGAGGTATTCAGAACcatcctgcagcctgcagggagaggaggagaaaacaggTCAGCAGTGATGTGGAGTGCAGATGCCACAGCCCCCACCAGACcagaaaagaagagaagcagatgagaaagaaggaaggaaatccTCATCTAAGCACTGGACTGAGCTGGTCCTGCCTGGGGGTGTTGGTACATGTCTGCCCACACTGGGGAGGGCTGTGGCTACTGCCCTGGACTGGGAACTCACTGAAGCCTGAAGCAGTTGGTCTTCTTGGTGTACTCGGCATCTGGGGTGCAGACCGCCCCGGAGAGGTGCAGGGGAAGGGCCACCACGGAGCTCTGCAGCATAAGGGAAAGCAAGAGCAACAGTGGGGTTGgacagctctgccttcctggCCATGGGGCCCAGAGCCAtcaccctgctgccagccccctcCCATGTCCCCCAGTCTCCCCCACCGCACCTTGAGGCTGTCCCTGCGGTCCTGGTAGAAGCATAGTGTCTGCCTCATCAGCACGGCGTGGAAGAGGCCCCAGGCCCGGCAGCTGGCCTGTGGGATACAAGCAGGGGACAGCTGTGATGCCAACAGGTTTGTAAGAAGACAGATGGTCTCATGCCACTCAAAATGCAACTCAGCCCCTCTGAGGCTCTGCCCTTCCAGAatggccagcagcactgccgTGGTAGTTCCAGGAACATCCCTGGCTTCCCTCCATCCTCCGCCATGTCCCAGCACCCCTGTCCCAAAGGAGCCCCACAGCCATGTCTGTAcctttctccctcctgcctgcaatACATGCTTCCTTTCCAGCGTGCCCTCCATCATCTGAAACTCCATTTTACCAGGAAGGACCTGCAAGGGCACAGAGGGTGAGCAAGAACTTctctggggctggcagtgccagctcagcCTCCATCATGCACATGGGGTCTATCTGACCCATCCCTGGTGTGCAATGCCAAAGTGGGAGTGGGATGACAATCAGGAACAACTTCCTcacctgggcaggggctgggatgtgTGTCAGCTTCAGAGGTGAAGTGCTGCCTTGCTAAGGCTATGGGTTGGCAGGGAATGTGTGTGCTGCAGGGACCCCAAATACCCCACCTAGCCCTTCCCCACCAGCTGAAGAAAAGGGGCCACAGGAGTTGGGGAGTCCCCAAATACAGGTTATGTTTGCTGGAGTGAATAACCCAGCTGCTGCCTCGGGTGTTCCCCAGCCCCCTACCTGACCCTGAGGGAGAGTCCCTGGCCTGTGGATCTCACCTTGctgctctctctcccctcttGCCCGTGACTCCACTGATTCCAGGCGCTGGAGGCATCCAAGGGGGCTGCAGACACCAGCTCCTCCATGTGGGGGGAAACCCTGagcctgctggggctgccactGCGCTCCACTCTGGGGCTCTTCTCTCCCGAcgggctgtggagcagctgggcagtggTGGGAAGGGTGAATTTGGCCACTAGCACGTTGTTGGCTGATGAGAGGATGAGGGGCCCACCAGcagtggtgctggggctgggcaagctgcctgccctgctgctcgTCCggtggctggcacagctgcctcctggTGGGCTCTGTGCCTGTTGCTCGTGGGCCCCATCCCAGATggcctgcagctcctcctcctcttcctcaaaCTGCCTGTGGGCAGGGTGGCAGATTTCCTTAGTGCCCAGTGCAGGGCTCTGGGGCTCTGGAGACCCCAGTGCCCACTCAAAGACAGagagctgggtcagggcagcAGGGGAAGCTGGGGACCCTCTGGGCTGGCTGCCgctggctggctgctgtgcacaggcagggccagggatggctccagccctgcctgggatGCTGGCAGGGGATGATCCAAGCTCTAGCCAAGCGGCTTTGTGATGCCTGGCCCTGCCAGTGGCACTGGGGCTGTCACTGTGGCCAAAGCGGGTGGACAGCTCATCCCCCATACCGACACGGGACGGCCGGCTTGGTCTCGAGTCCAGGAGGTCTttactggtgctgctggggcgCTGCAGGTTCCAATactccttcccagcacagtgTGCCCTTTGCTGGCTGTAGCTGGGGTTGAAGCTCACCTCCTCAAACCACGTTCCTTTCTCACTCTTGGGGGACGTCCCCAGCCTCTTGCTGGGCCCCTGGGGACTGTGCCCATTTTGCTGCCATTCAACTCCATGTGTGCCTGTGGGCTTCCACAGCCTCACCCCTTgatcctgcctctgctcctgcccctctgcctcctgctgctgtgccacagcccctCGGTGGCACCCCAGGACCACTGCGTCCCgtggcagctccaggctgagcacagagcccagggaaAGACGGGGGCATGTGATTTTTGGGTTAGGCAGGCAGGGGTTCTGGGGGGCTGCCCCACACTCAGCATCGATGTCCTGCACCAGTGGGTTCCTGACATAGAGGAGCAGCTCCCCAAGCTGGggtccagcagcagctgtccctgGCCCCTCCTTCCTGCGACCATACTTCTGAGGCCATGTGTTGCTGGGGCCATAGCATTCCTCAGGTGTGGGCCGCAGGGAGCTGTCACCCATGATGCCCTGGAGAGTCAGCAGCCGGgcctgctctgccctggcctGCTCCCGCCGCTGCAGGCTGTTGAAGAGACAGCCAGCCCTGGCCTTAGGCAGGGTGTGGGAGACAGCCGGCATCCCACCGCTGGCTGCTGGAGGGTGGCGGACAACAGCGGGTGGCCGCTTTGCGGTGCAGGTTTTCCTGGCCTCCACCTGCacctgagaaaacagagaaggagagaggggtGATTCCCATCGCTGGAGCTTCCACCACCCTGTGCCAACTGCCCCCTTTCCATGTTGCATCtgggaaagcagggagcagcaggggcaggcagACAAAAATGCTCACCAGCAGCAcgtgcagtgctgggagcaaCATGGCTTCACCTCAGTCCCCCGAGGGCTGCTCCCACTGTAGTGCAGGCAGGGTGGAGGCAGACAAGGGAATCTGCCCATGATGGAGTCCCCCAGGTGTGGTACAGCTGGGGGTGACTCTGCCATACAGcttttccctggcactgctgacCTCCAAGCCGTCACTTTTGGGTGGCTACTGAGACAGCAGTCACTGCTGTCcatcccctgccagccctgcatgCTCCAGGCAGTAAAGCAATGAATGCAAGGGCAGGGGTTGAGTGCAGActcttccctgtcccttccTCACAGACCCTCTCCAGCTGCAAGAGTCTGCAGGAGCTGAAGCAGTGTCCCCATGTATCCATTTGGCTGGATGGTGCCCTTTACCAAAACCCTCctggcagcccagcagcccctcacCCTGCTTCAGTGCCCTCTGGCCTCTCTGtcctcctgccctctcccttGGGCTTCTGAGCCCGGCTGCCCCTGGGGCTCCTCACACACAGACCTTTTTGCACAGGCTCTGGAGCAACAAAGGGATGCAAGCCCCAACAAATCACCAGACTCCCAGCCCCAGGGTTACAAGCCAAGCAACCTGGAGTGAGACCCACGCCCCCGCAAAACATGCACctcacacagccccagccaccCTTGCCCCTTCAGCTGGCTACACAAGGAactgctgctgtcccccagcAATGGAGCAGGGAGGCTCTCCCACTGGCCACCAGCTAGCCATACCTCCCATGGCTACCGAAACTACTTAAACGGAGGGCCAAACTGCAGCAAGCCCTACCTGAGGCCCCCTcctcacctgtcccagcacccaCACTCTGGACCCCACAGCACCAGAAgggttttctctctcccatTGGACCAGTGCCAACAGAGCACAGTGGCATGGACAGGAGAGTTGGTGGCAGGCAGGTTCACACCATGCAGCCACACTGCCCAGCATGCAGCCTTCCCCGGAACATTACCTCTTCCACCAGCTGGCGAGGTGGCTTTCTTTTTCGCTTTAAACTACCCCAAGTGTTTCCTAAAAGCCCCTGGCAACGCTTCCAAAAGGTTTTACAGCCTGAGTGTTTAgtggcagggagctgagcaagggcagagagagagacacacagAGAGTTGAGGACAGAGTGGgcaaggagctgcagcaggagagcgCAGGCAAAGTGGGTGGCACAAGCCGGCCTCAGCCCTAAGGCATCACTCAGCATCAGCATGGCCAAAGGCCCCTCTCAGACTGACACAGTCCCAGCAGCTCACTCAGAAACAGCCTAGAGGGGTCTCAGCTTGGGAGTtaccccacagccccccagtCTGCATGGGACACAGCTCCAGAGAGCGGCCCTGGCTGTGTGGCTGCTTGCCCGTGGCTCTGCCAGAGCCGCCTACCATCCCCCACGTACCGTCGGCAGTGCCTCCTCCCCTGGCCGCTCGCTGCTGGCCAGCGGCTGTGCCTTCTTCTTCTCGCCCTTCTTGCCAATGCTGAGGATGAGGTTGACCGTCCCCCCAAGACCGCAGGGGCCCCgcggtggcagcagcagcatggaggTCTCGGCAGGATCCCAGGTGGCAGCCTCCTTGGGGGGTTCTGCACCGTGGGGTGTTTTGCTGCTGGgctccccccagctctgctccactcCTGGTGGGGCATCTGAGAGGCCTGATGCTGGTGGGGAGATGGCTGTTTTCCCTGGAAGCTTTGGCTCTAATCTTTGCACAGGCTCGAGGAGAGAGCAAGGCATGAACTTCGCTGGACTGTGGATGCTTTCCATATGGGGTGGAGCACATGAAGcatgctgctcctggggagcaAGGCAAGAGAGGGAACATGAAGgaagggctgctggagccaggtATTTTCTCAGGACAGCCTTCCCTTTGCCCTGCCTGAACCCCAGAGACTCCCAGAGGTATTGGCACACATCCCTCCCCTACTTCTGCACCACCCACTCCACCCAGTGCATCTGCTACCCTCAGCCTCAAGGCTGGTCATTCTCCCCAACAGTCTCAACAGGGCTGGGTACTCACCTGACCAGTGGGGGACATGCTCAAGGGGCTCTCCGGGTCCCTCCTGTCCTCCTGTCTGCTCCCCAGATCCTGCTGATACCTCTGTGCTCGCCAGCGCaccagcacccagcccagcatgctctgcagctcttccaAGCGCTCCTTTATCTGAGGGGAGGAGAGATGCTGGGCAGCCTGCAAGAACCCCTGGCCCAGGGACACTGGCCCTACCAGGATATCTCACTACAGAGAAGTTAGGAGGTTTTCGGGAGTGGGATCACAGCAGCTCAGATCTCAGGATCCACTGCTGGGTGAAACTTcttcctgccctgagcagccccagggaggcATAGGTGCCCCTATCCCACTTACTGGGTAccctttgctctttctttcatGGTCTGTCCCCAGAGGACTTCAGGGAGTGCTGAGAATTTCCCCCCGACCCTATTTCCCCTGTCCTTACTGTTGCACTCAGGTAGTGCTCCTCAGAcaccagctgctgccctgctgctgctagTGCCTCAAACTCCTTGAGCTTCTCttcaattctcctctccagctcctcacacGGAGTCTCCGGGACACTGGAGCTGCTTGGGCTTTCAGAGAAAATCTGAGCCCGCGTGTCCTCCGTCCAGGAGCTGTGAGCACGTGAAAGACAGGTTGAGGAACGACCCAACCCTTCTTCAGCCCTGCAGGCCCCAGGGAAGCCATTCCCATGCTCAGGGATAGCTGGAAGCAGCTCAGTGGGGTTGTAGCAAGGCTGTTGGGTCAGGACAAGATGCTGTGGGGCTGCCTCACAACAGAGAGCTGTGGTGCAACCCTGCATTCCAGGCTCCCCATGGTCAcgcctggctgcagctccagcactgcccacatACTTGCCAATGCCATGCTCTCACCAGCTCCCCCTCAACCACCACACAAGCAACCCCAACAGCTCACTGCCACTTACATCATGGCTAAATAATCCTTGAAGAAGTGCCGCAGCCGGCTGGCCTGCTGCACACGGAGCCGggtctcctgcagcagctctcgcagccctgcccaggcccACAGagtctcctgcagctcctggctgatGGGGCACTGCTGAGCGGGGCACAGCTCTTGCAAGCGGGCAGCcgccctctccagctcctgcagctgcccttgCAGGGTCTGCGACACTGCATGCTAAAGATCAGAAGGCAGGAAAGGTTCGAGATGCATCCAACCCCTCTGAACCCAGGCTGTGCTCCCCTGCATTCTGGCACGAAGGGACAGAGGGGAGGATGCTGGGacacaggctgcagagagcGGGCAGAGCTAGCCTTGATGGGGAGCACGGGAAGAGCACAGAACTGCCTGGCTTCCCTGCCCTGCGTGCATGAGTCGCTTTCCCACCAGTGGGAAGATGAGTAAGGTGCTGGCAGCCGAGTGGTGGCACAGTGGAGCTGATGCAAGCTCTGTTCCCTTGCCTGGCCCATGCTAtcagaggggagcagagcaggcaggtctcagctctgctggaaaattccatcccagcctgcCACAGTGTGCCAAGGCTTACAACACCTGGGCCCCCAGAGGGGGGCCAGTGCCTCACTgggacagccccagccagccGGGACACCTCCCTGCCCGTGCTCCCCTGACTCACCTCCAtttcctgctggcagctcagcaagccctgcagcccttggaggtCCTTCTCACTCTTCACTGTGGTGAAGCCATTCTCTGCTAGGGCAATGTCTTGAGACAGCGCCTTGGCTCTGCACTGAAGGGCCTCCAGCTGTGGGGATACCTCTGCTACCTGGATGGGCAGGAGGGGACATAGAGGAAGATTAGCCCCAGGGTGGAACCCCCTGTGCTACCACCTgccacacagccccagcccaccccagcctggggacaccCTGCCATGCACCTGCAATGGGCAGGTGCCAGCCACAGGAGAGACAAGGACACCAGCCTCTCACAGACTGGTCCCCATGAATCCCAATGCCCCTGTGTCCCACTGGGAATGGCCGAGGTGCATGCCCTGTCCCAACTAGCTGGCATGTCCAGCTGTAGGTGAACCACCCAGCTGCAACCCCAGGCCCCCTGCCTCCATCCCCTACCAGACGCTCCAGGCTCTCTGTCTCCGCTGCCACCTCCATGACCCGTTCTCGCTCCTTCGCTGCATCATTCAGCATTTCCACggcctcctgcagctctcccaagGGGTGGCTCATGTCCTCACTGCTTGgaggctgctcagcctgggctgAGTGCAGGGGAAAAGACCCCTGCGAGCCGCAACGCCCGCTCCCTGGCTGAAGCCAGCAGAAACACCAGATGTAAGAGAGATGGGGAGTGACACcccaggcagctgggctggaggcgAGCACCCAATAGGGTCCCCTTGCCAACTGCAGATCAAGCCTCGGTCCAGTCCCAGGTGCTGTGTGATCCCAAGGGATGCCCGGCCGCGCTGCTCACCGCTGCAGATCCCTGCTGGCTCCGTGCTTCCTCTTCTTGCAGGTCCTGAAGGAACTCAGACAGCACCAAGGAGTCCCGCAGATCTGCTGCCCGGCGCCGCAGGGCTGCCTGCACGTGTGCCAACCTGTGGGGAGAGGTGCCCATCAGAGGTACTGGCAGCCTCTGCACCTCCTCAGGGACAgcatcctcctccccacccagcctggGGACCAGAGAAGAGGCACCTTCCCCCAGGACTCACTTGTCCTCCACCATCTCCACTTTCCTCTGCATCTTCCTTGCTCCCTCGTGCTCAGTGGGCGACTCGCCTGCTGCTTCCTCCCGCAGTGCCTGCAGCTTGAGGCCGCATagcaggagctgcttctccagctggCCCATCTCTTCCAGGTCCTGGCGCAGCTCCACTGGGCTTCTCATGGTGGCTGGTTCCACGAGCAACCCAGCCACAGCTTGCAGCCACCGCTCAGCCTGGTCCAGCTCCCCCACCAGCCTCAGTGCCTTCAGGGAGAGCAGAGAACCCATCAGCCTGGCTCTGAGCCACCCAGAGGAGGCAGAAGCCGTGCTGCCATCGCACTGTGGGTACCTGGGCACcggcagcactggcagcacagtTGGAGAAGGGTGCAAGCTGCAAGGCCAGCCAGAGATGTCGGTGCCAGTGTTGCAGCTCCAGGCCCCACAGGTGGCAGCTTCGCTTGGTGATCCCCAGCAAGCTGCTGCCATTGGAGCACGCCCTgtgcccaccccagccctgcctccacATACCTTATCGATCTCTTGCAGCACTACACCGTTCTCCTGGTGCTTCCTCTGCAGGTCCTCCCACAACTGCCCCAGTTCCCGCAGCATGGCCTCCACCTGAGGGCTCCCGGGAGGCTTCCCTTGTGCTGGGCCCTcctgggaggcagggagggcagtTAGGATGGGCCCCACCTGGAGTCCTATCCCCCACCTCACATCCAAGCAGGCTCAccaggagcacagccctggcactggAGCTGGGGGCCAGGGGCTCTTTCTGCATCCGTGCTGCCTCCAGGCTCGCCACTGGACATGGGGGGACTCCCATACCCACACTCTCCTTGTGTGGGGACAGAGTCTGCCGAGGAGCAGGAGACATGCCGGGTTAGTGCCCAGACCAAGGGTGTGTGCACAAGCATGCATGCCCACAAGCAACAGGAGGGGGTCAGGGAAGTGAGTCCTTTCCCAACACTGTCTCCTCTTGGATGGGCAGGGAGCAAAGGGGACTCTTGGGGAGACGTTACCGCATTCACTACCTGGCAGACGTCCTGCACTTGGGCCTCCAGCTGCCGCATCCCCCACTCagcctctgcctctctcctcctccagcagagagaggagagggacagtCAGGACTGCAAGGTTCCCCCCTTGCACAGGGgaaccccatccctgtcccctctgaCTGTCCCACTCCCACAGCCACCTCCACAAGCCAGTACCTTTTGTTGTCCCCTCCATGAGGGGGCTGTCCCACTGCtggggagccagggctgctctcctctcctttcttgtGCTCTGACATCTTCTCCAGCACATCTTTTGGTACCTGCGGCACAAAGGTTCCCATTCCTCCTCGGCCAGCACAAAGCATACACTGCTTTGTCCCGGGCCTGGCACTTATCACGTCCCATAACTGGCGGGACCAGATCCAGGAGTGTTCGGCTTGGACTTTGCCCAACACCTGAACTCCTTTCCCTTGTCTTCTcaaagcagaggagctgaagaCACCTGGAGGAAGACAGTGCTTACCACGCTCCCGAGTCCTCTTGTCCATTTGGGGGCTGcttccttccccacagccccatgACTGCTATCATCTCCTCGAGGTTCAACATTTGGAGCTGCAGCTTTGCCCCCTGGGGAACTGCTTGCCCGTGCTGGAGCCTTCTCTGCCCTGGGAAAGGAAGGCAAGGGAGGCCCAGGGACCAGAGGATGAAGAGAGACCTTGAGTGGAGCTGGTGCCCCAGAGACAGCCTGCTAGGGGCTAAGCCAGGTCTTTCCCAAGCTTCTGGCTCCAGTGCTGGGAAGTCAGGGCTGGGACCCTGGTGCTCCTGCCCAGCTATGCCCTACCTCAGTGCCTGCTGGAGCTGCGCCCAGCTCTCCTTTACGTCTCGGTGCCTTGAGGTGACTtgggctgccaggctgggctgcaggttTAGGAGCTGGGACACAGTCACATCCAGCATCTGGAGaagagagagcagctgggacaTGATGGAAACAGGGTTGATGAGGGACAAACCACCATGGCCATGGGGCGACTGTGTGATGACAACGCATCACCAGCCCTGTGGGGGCAGAAGAGGCAGCGAGTGCTGATCCCAGTCCTCTGCTGCCCCCGGGGAGACTCCCCTGTCCATCACACAGCCTCAGCCACCCACGCAGCTGTGGGGTGCCCACAgagcccacagccctgcaggcagcagagctgaccTGGGAAGGCACACATTCCCCCTCTGTCAGGatgctccccagggctcagaGGACAAGGAATAGCCTTGCACTCACCATCACCTGGCTGGCTATGTCCCTGACATCCCGATCCTGGCATGGCTTGCCCTCCCCAGGCTTCCCTGCactgcagatgctgctctgctgtAAGAAGAGGCCATGGTCAGCAGTGGGAAGAGGATAaggccctgctcccagctccagcagaatGAAACAGTGCAAAGCTGCACTTGCCAACCTGGCTCTCTTTCTCCACGCCCTGGTTCCCTCCCCAAACCCCAGGCTGAGAGTTCCAGGACCACAGGAGACCTTGTCCCCATGCAGGGGACAAGAGCAAGGTGCTGCCCACCAAGTTTCATTCAGGCCATGCAACAGCCCTGCATACCACGGTGAACCTGGCTCCAGTGCAAATACCTTTGCATGGATGGCCTCGAGCAGGATATCTgcctgctggaggaaggaggcCACCTCCAAGGCCAGCTGCAGAGCCTCGTGGTGCTCCTTCAGGGTCCCCTGCAGCCGCAGCCACCTGAGCAGGTGGAAGGGGAAAGGTGAATGGCAGTCTGTGCCTGTCTggggagctgtgcagagctaGGCCAGGAAGTCTGGGGGGTCCTGCTTCCCAGTCAGTCAGCTCCTGgtgctcagctcagccctgttCAGCCC from Corvus cornix cornix isolate S_Up_H32 chromosome 3, ASM73873v5, whole genome shotgun sequence encodes:
- the LOC104684410 gene encoding uncharacterized protein LOC104684410 isoform X5, which encodes MGEQLMWRASPSAEAVRRQLLALQDQWQLLKQTAASQSKALGGLRSLQDFNRKAEQLEAWIKHKEEKPSLAALLQESPDKIQLTRRILDLKQEEQQFQNLHKELNSLAQKLEKQGRSESRNISARRKHLNKTWLRLQGTLKEHHEALQLALEVASFLQQADILLEAIHAKQSSICSAGKPGEGKPCQDRDVRDIASQVMMLDVTVSQLLNLQPSLAAQVTSRHRDVKESWAQLQQALRAEKAPARASSSPGGKAAAPNVEPRGDDSSHGAVGKEAAPKWTRGLGSVVPKDVLEKMSEHKKGEESSPGSPAVGQPPHGGDNKRRRREAEAEWGMRQLEAQVQDVCQTLSPHKESVGMGVPPCPVASLEAARMQKEPLAPSSSARAVLLEGPAQGKPPGSPQVEAMLRELGQLWEDLQRKHQENGVVLQEIDKALRLVGELDQAERWLQAVAGLLVEPATMRSPVELRQDLEEMGQLEKQLLLCGLKLQALREEAAGESPTEHEGARKMQRKVEMVEDKLAHVQAALRRRAADLRDSLVLSEFLQDLQEEEARSQQGSAAPGSGRCGSQGSFPLHSAQAEQPPSSEDMSHPLGELQEAVEMLNDAAKERERVMEVAAETESLERLVAEVSPQLEALQCRAKALSQDIALAENGFTTVKSEKDLQGLQGLLSCQQEMEHAVSQTLQGQLQELERAAARLQELCPAQQCPISQELQETLWAWAGLRELLQETRLRVQQASRLRHFFKDYLAMISWTEDTRAQIFSESPSSSSVPETPCEELERRIEEKLKEFEALAAAGQQLVSEEHYLSATIKERLEELQSMLGWVLVRWRAQRYQQDLGSRQEDRRDPESPLSMSPTGQEQHASCAPPHMESIHSPAKFMPCSLLEPVQRLEPKLPGKTAISPPASGLSDAPPGVEQSWGEPSSKTPHGAEPPKEAATWDPAETSMLLLPPRGPCGLGGTVNLILSIGKKGEKKKAQPLASSERPGEEALPTVQVEARKTCTAKRPPAVVRHPPAASGGMPAVSHTLPKARAGCLFNSLQRREQARAEQARLLTLQGIMGDSSLRPTPEECYGPSNTWPQKYGRRKEGPGTAAAGPQLGELLLYVRNPLVQDIDAECGAAPQNPCLPNPKITCPRLSLGSVLSLELPRDAVVLGCHRGAVAQQQEAEGQEQRQDQGVRLWKPTGTHGVEWQQNGHSPQGPSKRLGTSPKSEKGTWFEEVSFNPSYSQQRAHCAGKEYWNLQRPSSTSKDLLDSRPSRPSRVGMGDELSTRFGHSDSPSATGRARHHKAAWLELGSSPASIPGRAGAIPGPACAQQPASGSQPRGSPASPAALTQLSVFEWALGSPEPQSPALGTKEICHPAHRQFEEEEEELQAIWDGAHEQQAQSPPGGSCASHRTSSRAGSLPSPSTTAGGPLILSSANNVLVAKFTLPTTAQLLHSPSGEKSPRVERSGSPSRLRVSPHMEELVSAAPLDASSAWNQWSHGQEGRESSKVLPGKMEFQMMEGTLERKHVLQAGGRKASCRAWGLFHAVLMRQTLCFYQDRRDSLKSSVVALPLHLSGAVCTPDAEYTKKTNCFRLQLQDGSEYLLRAPTQPLMNEWVSKLQQNSGFPEVDYFQAAAQHVEGTAGTGSFSKVSSPGSSHLQGHHQVTTTKSQEVVVLPCTSTLLQRPLGSQDGQVDGTVEAAENAQGTGHKEQQWSPRGSPGLWDNICPEDDYGLVANKRRSYSFTSATYQKITPLAVPKEPVEAGSSYSVTLYIGEQVTAMPRARCHSFMARTGSPRDTLGEKTTSPPRTKNKSVFKKFFGKKE